One region of Jatrophihabitans cynanchi genomic DNA includes:
- a CDS encoding ArsR/SmtB family transcription factor, giving the protein MDDGDRVFKALADPTRRHLLDRLFEHDGRTLTELERELAMSRFGVMKHLKVLEEAGLVTTRKQGREKLHFLNPVPIRLIHDRWIDKFTERHVSALADLKHELEKGS; this is encoded by the coding sequence ATGGACGACGGCGATCGGGTGTTCAAAGCACTCGCCGACCCGACCCGGCGTCACCTGTTGGACCGGCTCTTCGAGCACGACGGCCGCACGCTCACCGAGCTGGAGCGCGAGCTGGCGATGAGCCGCTTCGGCGTCATGAAGCACCTCAAGGTGCTCGAGGAAGCCGGCCTCGTCACCACCCGCAAGCAGGGCCGGGAGAAGCTGCACTTCCTCAACCCGGTGCCGATCCGGCTGATCCACGACCGCTGGATCGACAAGTTCACCGAGCGCCACGTCAGCGCGCTCGCCGACCTCAAACACGAATTGGAGAAGGGCTCATGA
- a CDS encoding hemerythrin domain-containing protein, whose product MTIATAVAAGRPDTREMIVVHNTFRRGFGDLPGLIRGVAAGDSARAQVIAGFYAEIATSLHHHHTGEDELLWPKLLTRVDVDQAFVLRAEEQHERVADLLERGEPLATAFAGSGDARARERFAELADELNAALCEHMADEERYVLPLVERFITVAEWRELADRGRAGIPKDRLLIQVGWILDGLDAHERREFLSHLPLAARIAWRLVGKRQYGNEVARIYGGR is encoded by the coding sequence ATGACCATTGCCACCGCAGTCGCGGCCGGGCGCCCGGACACACGCGAGATGATCGTCGTGCACAACACGTTCCGCCGTGGCTTCGGCGATCTGCCGGGGCTGATCCGCGGTGTGGCTGCCGGTGACAGCGCCCGGGCGCAAGTGATCGCCGGGTTCTACGCCGAGATCGCGACCAGCCTGCACCATCACCACACGGGCGAGGACGAACTGCTCTGGCCCAAGCTGCTCACCCGCGTCGACGTCGATCAGGCCTTCGTGCTGCGTGCGGAGGAGCAGCACGAACGGGTGGCCGACCTGCTCGAGCGCGGCGAGCCCCTGGCCACGGCGTTCGCCGGTAGCGGCGACGCACGCGCCCGCGAGCGGTTCGCCGAGCTCGCCGACGAGTTGAACGCCGCCTTGTGCGAGCACATGGCCGACGAGGAGCGATACGTCCTGCCCCTCGTCGAGCGATTCATCACTGTCGCCGAGTGGCGCGAGCTCGCCGACCGGGGCCGCGCCGGCATTCCCAAGGACCGCCTGCTCATCCAGGTCGGCTGGATCCTCGACGGCCTGGATGCGCACGAGCGTCGCGAGTTCCTGTCTCACCTGCCGCTGGCCGCCCGCATCGCCTGGCGGCTCGTCGGCAAGCGGCAGTACGGCAACGAGGTCGCCCGCATCTACGGCGGCCGTTGA
- a CDS encoding SRPBCC domain-containing protein — protein MTSATGAHAPTTEALTTQVYTIFIRTTPERLWAAITTAEFTRRYFHGASVTIRDSRLVSLSPADAVWMDEAVEVWDPPRRLVHGWHSGYDPDMAAEPASRVSWEIDEDEPGVCRLTVTHDRLDGAPKTAESVFGRGWMRVLSGLKTLLETGEPLAATR, from the coding sequence ATGACGTCCGCAACCGGCGCGCACGCACCGACCACCGAGGCCCTGACGACTCAGGTGTACACGATCTTCATCCGCACCACCCCTGAACGGCTCTGGGCGGCGATCACCACTGCGGAGTTCACCCGCCGCTACTTCCACGGCGCGAGCGTGACCATCCGCGACAGCCGGCTAGTCTCGCTCAGCCCGGCCGACGCGGTCTGGATGGACGAGGCGGTCGAGGTGTGGGATCCGCCGCGCCGGCTCGTTCACGGCTGGCACTCCGGCTACGACCCGGACATGGCGGCCGAGCCGGCGAGCCGGGTGAGCTGGGAGATCGACGAGGACGAGCCGGGGGTGTGCCGGCTGACCGTCACCCACGACCGCCTCGACGGCGCGCCGAAGACGGCCGAGAGCGTGTTCGGGCGCGGCTGGATGCGCGTACTGTCCGGCCTGAAGACGCTGCTGGAGACCGGCGAGCCGCTGGCGGCGACGCGATGA
- the eda gene encoding bifunctional 4-hydroxy-2-oxoglutarate aldolase/2-dehydro-3-deoxy-phosphogluconate aldolase, giving the protein MRVLDLAPVIPVVAVREVAHAVPLARALLAGGLPVIEITLRTAAALDAVRAIVAEVPELTVGAGTICSTAQAEQAADAGAAFLVSPGATDRLLDAMQDCGLPFLAGTATASDMLRLLEREITEAKLFPAAAVGGLALLRSVSGPLPQLRFCPTGGVSPANAAQYLALPNVGCVGGSWLAPAEALAAGDWPRIEALARAAAALRPPSERGADRPAN; this is encoded by the coding sequence ATGAGGGTGCTCGATCTGGCGCCGGTCATTCCCGTCGTCGCCGTGCGCGAGGTGGCACACGCGGTGCCGCTGGCCCGGGCGCTGCTCGCCGGCGGGCTGCCCGTCATCGAGATCACGCTGCGCACCGCGGCCGCGCTGGACGCCGTGCGGGCGATCGTCGCCGAGGTGCCCGAGCTGACCGTCGGCGCCGGCACCATCTGCTCGACAGCGCAGGCCGAGCAGGCTGCTGACGCCGGTGCCGCTTTCCTGGTCAGCCCGGGAGCGACCGACAGGCTGCTGGACGCGATGCAGGACTGCGGGCTGCCGTTCCTGGCCGGGACGGCCACCGCGTCGGACATGCTGCGCCTGCTCGAGCGCGAGATCACCGAGGCCAAGCTGTTCCCGGCCGCCGCCGTCGGCGGGCTAGCGCTGTTGCGGTCCGTGTCCGGGCCACTGCCGCAGCTGCGGTTCTGCCCGACCGGCGGGGTGTCCCCGGCGAACGCCGCGCAGTACCTGGCGCTGCCGAACGTGGGCTGCGTGGGTGGCAGCTGGCTCGCCCCGGCCGAGGCTCTCGCGGCCGGGGACTGGCCCCGGATCGAGGCGCTGGCCCGCGCCGCCGCGGCCCTGCGCCCCCCGTCCGAACGGGGCGCCGACCGGCCTGCCAATTAG
- a CDS encoding extracellular solute-binding protein, with amino-acid sequence MFTPPSHRARAVVALALATASVLAGCRSSGVGRAHTVAIVAYSVPKPAYDALTSAFAKTGAGNGASFSASYGASGSQSKAVANGQAADYVAFSLEPDLTRLVPNTVAADWNRGPTKGMVSDSVVVIVVRTGNPKHIEGWADLIKPGVRIVTPDPASSGSAKWNILAAYTQALAGGGSASEASAYLTEFYRHTVSRPASGAEATATFDSGTGDALISYENEAISARQKGADVDYVVPDATFLIENPAAVTKDASQTAKDFLAYALSTAGQQTFAANGLRPVVAGVDPGTVKGANNPSEPFPEVGKLTTIADLGGWSKVNEEFFGADGIVTKIAAEVG; translated from the coding sequence ATGTTCACGCCGCCGTCCCACCGAGCTCGCGCGGTCGTCGCGCTCGCGCTCGCCACCGCGTCCGTGCTCGCCGGGTGCAGGTCGTCCGGCGTCGGAAGGGCGCACACGGTCGCGATCGTCGCGTACTCGGTACCCAAGCCCGCCTACGACGCGCTGACGTCCGCCTTCGCGAAGACCGGCGCGGGCAACGGCGCGAGCTTCTCCGCCTCGTACGGCGCGAGCGGTTCGCAGAGCAAGGCCGTGGCGAACGGCCAGGCCGCCGACTATGTCGCGTTCTCGCTCGAGCCGGACCTGACCCGGCTGGTACCGAACACCGTTGCCGCCGACTGGAACCGCGGGCCGACGAAGGGCATGGTCTCGGACTCGGTCGTCGTGATCGTCGTGCGCACGGGCAACCCCAAGCACATCGAGGGCTGGGCCGACCTGATCAAGCCGGGCGTCAGGATCGTCACGCCCGACCCGGCGTCGTCCGGGTCGGCCAAGTGGAACATCCTGGCCGCCTACACCCAGGCGCTCGCCGGCGGCGGCAGCGCGTCCGAAGCAAGTGCCTACCTGACCGAGTTCTACCGGCACACCGTCAGCCGGCCGGCCAGCGGCGCCGAGGCCACCGCCACGTTCGACTCGGGCACCGGCGACGCGCTCATCTCCTACGAGAACGAGGCGATCAGCGCGCGCCAGAAGGGCGCGGACGTCGACTACGTGGTGCCTGACGCCACCTTCCTGATCGAGAACCCGGCCGCCGTCACCAAGGACGCGTCGCAGACCGCGAAGGACTTCCTGGCCTACGCGCTGAGCACCGCCGGGCAGCAGACCTTCGCCGCGAACGGGCTCCGACCGGTGGTCGCGGGCGTCGACCCCGGCACCGTCAAGGGGGCCAACAACCCGAGCGAGCCGTTCCCCGAGGTCGGCAAGCTGACCACCATCGCCGACCTCGGCGGTTGGTCGAAGGTCAACGAGGAGTTCTTCGGTGCCGACGGCATCGTCACCAAGATCGCCGCCGAGGTGGGTTGA
- a CDS encoding MFS transporter, which yields MRVLRDLPTEVRALVVVAFMVALGYGVVAPAIPLFAREFGVSKTAASAVISAFAFMRLITAPFVGRLVNAFGERVMLAAGIGIVSVSSLLAGFSGAYWQLLVLRGIGGVGSIMFSVSAASILVRVTPSHLRGRAQGTWAGAFLLGMIAGPAVGTVAVWSLRAPFFLYAGTLVVAGLLALATLRHSEFAAPGAARTSPLPLQAALRQRAYLGALAAGFAGDFAIVGARSAIVPQFMSDRLHLGSGWVYLAFLVVSVVSGALLLPFGRLADTRGRRPLILLGLALGAVGYVLLPGAPTLAGLMVAMALLGVAGAADSVAPGAVMGDVVGSRGGTVVAVFQMAGDLGAIIGPVTAGAIADAHGYGATFLVCAAVALAPLPLVAASPETLKPAGEAAVPALAMDPGESPEPPEPPEARHSGVS from the coding sequence ATGCGCGTGTTGCGCGACCTGCCCACCGAGGTGCGCGCACTCGTCGTGGTCGCCTTCATGGTTGCGCTCGGCTACGGCGTCGTCGCGCCGGCGATCCCGCTGTTCGCGCGCGAGTTCGGCGTCAGCAAGACGGCAGCCAGCGCGGTGATCAGCGCGTTCGCGTTCATGCGGTTGATCACCGCCCCGTTCGTCGGCCGATTGGTGAACGCGTTCGGCGAGCGGGTGATGCTCGCGGCCGGCATCGGCATCGTGTCGGTGTCCAGCCTGCTCGCCGGGTTCTCCGGCGCGTACTGGCAGTTGCTGGTGCTGCGCGGGATCGGTGGCGTCGGCTCGATCATGTTCAGCGTGAGCGCGGCCAGCATCCTGGTGCGGGTGACGCCCAGCCACCTGCGCGGGCGGGCACAGGGCACCTGGGCCGGCGCGTTCCTGCTCGGCATGATCGCCGGACCGGCCGTGGGAACGGTCGCCGTGTGGTCGCTGCGGGCGCCGTTCTTCCTGTACGCCGGGACGTTGGTCGTCGCCGGTCTGCTCGCGCTCGCCACGCTGCGGCACAGCGAGTTCGCCGCCCCGGGTGCCGCCCGCACCTCGCCGCTCCCGCTGCAGGCCGCACTGCGCCAACGCGCCTATCTCGGCGCGCTCGCGGCAGGCTTCGCCGGAGACTTCGCGATCGTCGGCGCGCGCTCGGCGATCGTCCCGCAGTTCATGAGCGACCGGCTGCACCTCGGTTCCGGGTGGGTGTACCTGGCCTTCCTGGTCGTGAGTGTCGTCAGCGGCGCGCTGCTGCTGCCCTTCGGCCGGCTGGCCGACACCCGCGGCCGCCGGCCGCTGATCCTGCTCGGCCTGGCGCTGGGCGCCGTCGGGTACGTGCTGCTGCCCGGCGCGCCCACGCTCGCGGGATTGATGGTCGCGATGGCCCTGCTCGGGGTCGCCGGCGCCGCCGATTCGGTGGCGCCCGGGGCGGTCATGGGTGACGTGGTCGGCTCGCGCGGCGGCACCGTGGTCGCGGTGTTCCAGATGGCCGGCGACCTCGGCGCGATCATCGGCCCGGTGACGGCGGGCGCGATCGCCGACGCGCACGGCTACGGCGCGACGTTCCTGGTGTGTGCCGCGGTCGCGCTGGCGCCGCTGCCCCTGGTCGCCGCCTCTCCGGAGACCCTCAAGCCGGCGGGGGAGGCCGCGGTGCCCGCTCTCGCGATGGACCCGGGGGAGTCGCCGGAGCCACCCGAGCCGCCGGAGGCACGGCACAGCGGAGTGAGCTGA
- a CDS encoding polyribonucleotide nucleotidyltransferase → MSEANQNDDGVFETVATIDNGSFGARSIRFETGRLAKQAAGSVVAYLDDDTMLLSATTAGKHPREGFDFFPLTVDVEERMYAAGRIPGSFFRREGRPSEDAILTCRLIDRPLRPTFIKGLRNEVQVVITVMALNPDHAYDVLAINAASASTQISGLPFSGPVGGTRVALIDGQWVGFPKHSELERATFDMVVAGRLLDSGDVAIMMVEAEATENTIELIAGGATRPTEEVVAEGLEAAKPFIAALCRAQAELAAKAAKPVAEFPVFLDYQDDVLAAVTEEVSAALAEALTIADKQQREARLDELKDQAKSLVGPRFEGRENEISPAYRALTKKLVRQRILRDKVRIDGRGLADIRTLSAEVEVVPRVHGSALFQRGETQILGVTTLNMLGMEQKLDTLSPTRTKRYMHNYNFPPYSTGETGRVGSPKRREIGHGALAERALVPVLPGRDEFPYAIRQVSEALGSNGSTSMGSVCASTLGLLNAGVPLKAPVAGIAMGLVSDTVDGKTEYVALTDILGAEDAFGDMDFKVAGTKEFVTALQLDTKLDGIPSEVLAAALKQARDARLHILDVMAEAIDGPDEMSPYAPRVSVVKIPVDKIGAVIGPKGAMINSIQDDTGAQITIEDDGTIYVGAEDGLSAQAAIDRINAIANPQMPKVGERFLGTVVKTAAFGAFVSLLPGKDGLVHISKLGKGKRIGKVEDVVNVGDKIQVEILEIDQRGKISLGLVDDSAAPADAAAPATADAAAE, encoded by the coding sequence GTGTCAGAGGCAAACCAGAACGACGACGGTGTCTTCGAGACCGTCGCAACCATCGACAACGGCTCGTTCGGCGCCCGGAGCATCCGCTTCGAGACCGGACGCCTGGCCAAGCAGGCCGCCGGCTCGGTCGTCGCCTACCTGGACGACGACACCATGCTGCTGTCGGCGACCACCGCCGGCAAGCACCCCAGGGAAGGCTTCGACTTCTTCCCGCTCACGGTCGATGTCGAGGAGCGCATGTACGCCGCGGGCCGTATCCCCGGCTCGTTCTTCCGCCGCGAGGGCCGCCCCAGCGAGGACGCGATCCTCACCTGCCGGCTGATCGACCGGCCGCTGCGGCCCACGTTCATCAAGGGCCTGCGCAACGAGGTCCAGGTCGTGATCACGGTCATGGCGCTCAACCCCGACCACGCGTACGACGTGCTGGCGATCAACGCGGCGTCGGCGTCCACGCAGATCTCGGGTCTGCCGTTCAGCGGCCCGGTGGGCGGCACCCGCGTCGCACTGATCGACGGGCAGTGGGTCGGCTTCCCGAAGCACTCCGAACTCGAGCGCGCCACCTTCGACATGGTGGTTGCCGGCCGGCTGCTGGACTCCGGTGACGTCGCGATCATGATGGTCGAGGCGGAGGCCACCGAGAACACCATCGAACTGATCGCCGGCGGTGCCACCCGGCCGACCGAGGAGGTCGTCGCCGAGGGCCTGGAGGCCGCCAAGCCGTTCATCGCCGCGCTGTGCCGCGCGCAGGCCGAACTCGCCGCGAAGGCGGCCAAGCCGGTCGCCGAGTTCCCGGTGTTCCTGGACTACCAGGACGACGTGCTCGCCGCCGTCACCGAGGAGGTCAGCGCGGCGCTGGCCGAGGCGCTGACGATCGCCGACAAGCAGCAGCGCGAGGCGCGGCTGGACGAACTCAAGGACCAGGCGAAGTCCCTGGTCGGCCCACGCTTCGAGGGCCGCGAGAACGAGATCAGCCCGGCGTACCGCGCGCTGACCAAAAAGCTGGTACGCCAGCGCATCCTGCGCGACAAGGTGCGCATCGACGGCCGTGGGCTCGCCGACATCCGCACCCTCTCGGCCGAGGTCGAGGTCGTGCCGCGGGTGCACGGTTCGGCCCTGTTCCAGCGCGGCGAGACGCAGATCCTGGGCGTCACCACGTTGAACATGCTCGGGATGGAGCAGAAGCTCGACACGCTCAGCCCGACCCGCACCAAGCGGTACATGCACAACTACAACTTCCCGCCCTACTCGACCGGGGAGACCGGCCGTGTCGGTTCGCCCAAGCGCCGCGAGATCGGCCACGGCGCCCTGGCCGAGCGCGCGCTCGTGCCGGTCCTTCCCGGCCGCGACGAGTTCCCGTACGCGATCCGCCAGGTGTCCGAGGCGCTCGGCTCCAACGGGTCGACCTCGATGGGCTCGGTGTGCGCCTCGACCCTCGGCCTGCTCAACGCCGGTGTGCCGCTGAAGGCACCGGTCGCGGGCATCGCGATGGGCCTGGTTTCCGACACGGTCGACGGCAAGACCGAGTACGTCGCGCTGACCGACATCCTCGGTGCGGAGGATGCGTTCGGCGACATGGACTTCAAGGTCGCCGGAACCAAGGAGTTCGTCACCGCGCTGCAGTTGGACACCAAGCTCGACGGCATCCCGTCCGAGGTGCTCGCTGCGGCGCTGAAGCAGGCGCGTGACGCCCGGCTGCACATCCTGGACGTGATGGCCGAGGCCATCGACGGCCCGGACGAGATGAGCCCGTACGCGCCGCGCGTGTCCGTGGTGAAGATCCCGGTCGACAAGATCGGCGCGGTCATCGGTCCCAAGGGCGCGATGATCAACTCGATCCAGGACGACACCGGCGCGCAGATCACCATCGAGGACGACGGCACGATCTACGTGGGCGCCGAGGACGGTCTGTCCGCGCAGGCCGCGATCGACCGGATCAACGCGATCGCGAACCCGCAGATGCCCAAGGTGGGCGAGCGGTTCCTGGGCACGGTGGTCAAGACCGCCGCGTTCGGCGCGTTCGTCTCGCTGCTGCCGGGCAAGGACGGCCTGGTGCACATCAGCAAGCTCGGTAAGGGCAAGCGGATCGGCAAGGTCGAGGACGTCGTGAACGTCGGCGACAAGATCCAGGTCGAGATCCTGGAGATCGACCAGCGCGGCAAGATCAGCCTCGGCCTGGTGGACGACTCCGCCGCCCCGGCCGACGCCGCCGCGCCCGCCACCGCGGACGCCGCGGCGGAGTAA
- a CDS encoding SRPBCC domain-containing protein, which yields MTAPDLTATMAATQVYRVYIRATAEAIWTAITDPDWTVRYGYGGYAHYELRAGGRYYVTPDDAFRAGAEARGNVLPEVIIEGEVLECDPPRKLVTTFRMLMDPAIAAEPLTRITHEIADRGNGTCALTVTHELEGAPRLAMILGGAWEDGGAGGGYAWVLSDLKTLLETGSPMAGAQ from the coding sequence ATGACAGCACCTGACCTGACCGCGACAATGGCTGCGACCCAGGTGTACCGCGTGTACATCCGCGCGACGGCTGAAGCGATCTGGACCGCGATCACCGATCCCGATTGGACGGTGCGCTACGGCTACGGCGGGTACGCGCACTACGAGTTGCGCGCCGGTGGCCGCTACTACGTCACGCCGGACGACGCCTTCCGCGCCGGCGCCGAGGCGCGCGGCAACGTGCTGCCCGAGGTGATCATCGAGGGCGAGGTACTCGAGTGCGATCCACCCCGCAAGCTGGTCACCACGTTCCGCATGCTGATGGATCCCGCGATCGCCGCCGAGCCGCTCACCCGGATCACCCACGAGATCGCCGACCGCGGCAACGGCACCTGCGCGCTCACCGTCACCCATGAGCTCGAGGGCGCGCCGAGGCTGGCGATGATCCTCGGCGGCGCGTGGGAGGACGGCGGTGCCGGCGGCGGGTACGCCTGGGTGCTCAGCGACCTGAAGACGCTGCTCGAGACCGGGTCGCCGATGGCGGGTGCGCAATGA
- the edd gene encoding phosphogluconate dehydratase, with translation MPTAHPLALPARLPGDTPLHPVVGAVTDRILERSRPARSAYLAGLDAVAHPAHPRRAGLGCANQAHAFAACGPGAKTELRRAERAQLGIVTAYNDLLSAHQPYAGYPAVIKQAARDAGALAQVAGGVPAMCDGITQGYPGMELSLFSREVIAMATAVALSHDVFDAALLLGVCDKIVPGLLIGALHFGHLPAALIPAGPMPSGLSNPAKKKVRGLHAEGQVSDAELLDAESASYHAPGTCTFFGTANSNQLVVEVMGLHLPGAAFVAPNTPLREALTRAATRRVAELTTLGGQWLPLGRQVDERAIVNAVVALLATGGSTNHTMHLVAIAAAAGIDLRWEDLDALSAVVPLLARIYPNGPADVNAFHAAGGTAVLIGSLLDAGLLHEDVATLAGTGLSRYRNEPQLDDDGALSWQPAPDESRDGTVLTGAAAPFLPDGGLKLVRGSLGTGVVKVSAIARADLVTEAPARVFDEQAAFAAAFAAGELDRDVVVVVRFQGPRANGMPELHKLVPALSVLLQRGHRVALVTDGRMSGASGTVPAAIHVTPEAADGGPLARVRDGDRIRVDAGGGRLDVLVEAAELRAREPAAVPPPGTTLGRALFEPMRRLVGPADRGASIFSRSVPEFAGPVR, from the coding sequence GTGCCCACAGCGCACCCTCTCGCCCTGCCCGCCCGCCTGCCCGGCGACACACCGCTGCACCCGGTGGTCGGCGCGGTAACCGACCGCATCCTCGAGCGATCCCGGCCCGCCCGATCGGCGTACCTCGCCGGGCTGGACGCCGTCGCGCACCCGGCGCACCCGCGCCGGGCCGGCCTGGGCTGCGCGAACCAGGCCCACGCGTTCGCCGCCTGCGGCCCGGGGGCCAAGACCGAACTGCGCCGTGCCGAGCGGGCCCAGCTGGGCATCGTCACCGCCTACAACGACCTGCTCTCGGCGCACCAGCCGTACGCGGGCTACCCCGCCGTCATCAAGCAGGCGGCCCGCGACGCCGGCGCGCTCGCCCAGGTCGCCGGCGGCGTCCCGGCCATGTGCGACGGGATCACCCAGGGCTACCCGGGCATGGAGCTGAGCCTGTTCAGCCGCGAGGTGATCGCGATGGCCACCGCCGTCGCGCTCAGCCACGACGTGTTCGACGCGGCCCTGCTGCTCGGCGTCTGCGACAAGATCGTCCCGGGCCTGCTGATCGGGGCGCTGCACTTCGGCCACCTGCCCGCCGCGCTGATCCCCGCCGGCCCGATGCCGAGCGGACTGTCCAACCCGGCGAAGAAGAAAGTGCGCGGCCTGCACGCCGAAGGGCAGGTGAGCGACGCCGAGCTGCTCGACGCCGAGTCCGCGAGCTACCACGCACCGGGCACCTGCACGTTCTTCGGCACCGCCAACTCCAACCAGCTGGTGGTCGAGGTGATGGGGCTGCACCTGCCGGGCGCCGCCTTCGTCGCACCGAACACCCCGCTGCGCGAGGCGCTCACCCGGGCGGCCACCCGGCGCGTCGCGGAGCTGACGACGCTCGGCGGGCAGTGGCTGCCGCTCGGCAGGCAGGTCGACGAGCGGGCGATCGTGAACGCCGTCGTCGCCCTGCTCGCCACCGGCGGGTCGACCAACCACACCATGCACCTGGTCGCGATCGCGGCGGCCGCGGGCATCGACCTGCGCTGGGAGGACCTGGACGCGCTGTCCGCGGTCGTGCCGCTGCTCGCCCGGATCTACCCGAACGGCCCGGCCGACGTGAACGCCTTCCACGCGGCAGGCGGCACCGCGGTGCTGATCGGCAGCCTGCTGGACGCCGGCTTGCTGCACGAGGACGTCGCGACCCTCGCCGGTACCGGGCTGTCGCGGTACCGCAACGAGCCGCAGCTGGACGACGACGGGGCGCTCAGCTGGCAGCCCGCCCCGGACGAGTCCCGGGACGGCACGGTGTTGACGGGCGCCGCCGCACCGTTCCTGCCCGACGGCGGCCTGAAGCTGGTGCGGGGCAGCCTGGGGACGGGCGTGGTCAAGGTGTCCGCGATCGCGCGGGCCGACCTGGTGACCGAGGCGCCGGCCCGGGTGTTCGACGAGCAGGCCGCGTTCGCCGCGGCGTTCGCGGCGGGGGAGCTGGACCGTGACGTGGTGGTCGTCGTCCGCTTCCAGGGCCCGCGCGCCAACGGCATGCCCGAGCTGCACAAGCTGGTGCCGGCGCTGTCGGTGCTGCTGCAGCGCGGGCACCGGGTGGCGCTGGTCACCGACGGGCGCATGAGCGGGGCGTCGGGTACCGTGCCGGCGGCCATCCACGTCACGCCCGAGGCGGCCGACGGCGGCCCGCTCGCCCGGGTCCGCGACGGGGATCGGATCCGCGTCGATGCCGGCGGTGGCCGGCTGGACGTGCTCGTCGAGGCGGCCGAACTGCGCGCGCGCGAGCCCGCCGCGGTGCCTCCGCCGGGGACGACCCTGGGCCGCGCGCTGTTCGAGCCGATGCGCCGCCTGGTCGGGCCGGCCGATCGCGGCGCGTCGATCTTCAGCAGGTCCGTCCCCGAATTCGCGGGGCCAGTGCGATGA
- a CDS encoding bifunctional riboflavin kinase/FAD synthetase has protein sequence MQFWHGLDAIPPGWGQCVATIGVFDGVHRGHAEIIGRAVKLAKDRGVPSVLITFVPHPSEVVRPGTHPPVLTTIVRRAELVDELGVDVFCALPFTLEFSKMAPNAFAHHALVERLHAVGVVVGENFRFGHKAAGDVALLQSLGQAFGFSAIGIPLLRDGETPLSATYVRTCVLSGDVESAAVALGRPHRVDGVVERGDQRGRLLGFPTANLRTDAWTAIPADGVYGGRVWRLDGDGRTVGPEPLGTSAISVGSNPTFDVTKRRVEAHLLDFDDDLYGHSLGVEFTHRLRGMVKFDGVDALVAQMHEDVAQIRTLID, from the coding sequence GTGCAGTTCTGGCATGGCTTGGATGCGATCCCCCCGGGGTGGGGCCAGTGCGTGGCCACCATCGGCGTGTTCGACGGTGTGCACCGCGGGCACGCCGAGATCATCGGCCGCGCGGTGAAGCTGGCGAAGGACCGTGGCGTCCCCAGCGTGCTCATCACCTTCGTGCCGCACCCGTCGGAGGTGGTGCGCCCGGGCACCCACCCGCCGGTGCTGACGACCATCGTGCGGCGCGCCGAACTCGTCGACGAACTCGGTGTCGACGTGTTCTGCGCCCTGCCGTTCACGCTCGAGTTCTCCAAGATGGCCCCGAACGCGTTCGCGCACCACGCGCTGGTCGAGCGGTTGCATGCCGTCGGCGTGGTCGTGGGTGAGAACTTCCGCTTCGGCCACAAGGCCGCCGGCGACGTGGCGCTGCTGCAGTCGCTCGGGCAGGCCTTCGGCTTCTCGGCGATCGGTATCCCGCTGCTGCGTGACGGCGAGACGCCGCTGTCGGCGACCTACGTGCGCACCTGCGTGCTCTCCGGTGACGTCGAGAGCGCCGCGGTGGCACTGGGCCGCCCGCACCGCGTCGACGGAGTCGTCGAGCGCGGTGATCAGCGCGGGCGGCTGCTGGGCTTTCCCACCGCGAACCTGCGCACCGACGCGTGGACGGCGATCCCTGCCGACGGCGTCTACGGCGGGCGGGTGTGGCGGCTGGACGGCGACGGGCGCACGGTCGGGCCGGAGCCGCTGGGCACGTCCGCCATCTCGGTCGGCAGCAACCCCACCTTCGACGTCACCAAGCGCCGCGTCGAGGCGCACCTGCTCGACTTCGACGACGACCTGTACGGGCACTCGCTCGGCGTGGAGTTCACGCACCGGCTGCGCGGCATGGTCAAGTTCGACGGCGTCGACGCGCTGGTCGCGCAGATGCACGAGGACGTGGCGCAGATCCGCACGCTCATCGACTGA
- the rpsO gene encoding 30S ribosomal protein S15 — translation MPLANDVKKQIITEYGASEGDTGSAEVQVALLSRRISDLTEHLKQHKHDHHSRRGLLLLVGQRRRLLNYLAKTDINRYRSIIERLGLRR, via the coding sequence GTGCCGCTGGCCAACGACGTCAAGAAGCAGATCATCACCGAGTACGGCGCCTCCGAGGGCGACACCGGTTCGGCCGAGGTCCAGGTAGCGCTGCTGTCGCGCCGGATCAGTGACCTGACCGAACACCTCAAGCAGCACAAGCACGACCACCACAGCCGCCGCGGGCTGCTGCTGCTGGTCGGCCAGCGCCGCCGGCTGCTCAACTACCTGGCCAAGACCGACATCAACCGCTACCGCTCGATCATCGAGCGGCTCGGTCTGCGCCGCTAG